One window of Luteitalea sp. genomic DNA carries:
- a CDS encoding family 10 glycosylhydrolase, translated as MPHLPLKPLVAVGLVLFAVATAAALQPDRTPEPKRWWMEEPFRLVQTNLRETDSGLDAKRLVEQLADFPANVLLFGMGGIVAHYNTAIAFHRRSPHMPPGQDTFGDVLEEAHARGIRVIGRFDFSKAPKLAFDANPEWFFRKANGEPAIYNGLYATCINGYYREPAMQILTEALGRYDVDGLFFNMFGQPSSD; from the coding sequence ATGCCGCATTTGCCGCTCAAGCCGCTCGTTGCAGTAGGTCTCGTCCTGTTTGCCGTGGCGACCGCGGCGGCACTCCAGCCGGACAGGACTCCCGAACCGAAGCGATGGTGGATGGAGGAGCCGTTCCGTCTGGTGCAGACGAATCTGCGGGAGACGGATTCAGGTCTCGACGCCAAGCGACTGGTCGAGCAGCTCGCTGACTTCCCGGCCAACGTCCTCCTCTTCGGGATGGGCGGCATCGTCGCCCACTACAACACGGCGATCGCCTTCCATCGTCGGAGCCCACACATGCCGCCTGGGCAAGATACCTTCGGCGACGTGCTCGAGGAGGCGCACGCCCGGGGCATTCGCGTGATCGGTCGCTTCGACTTCAGCAAGGCGCCGAAGCTGGCGTTCGACGCGAATCCGGAGTGGTTCTTTCGCAAGGCAAACGGCGAGCCGGCGATCTACAACGGCCTGTATGCGACCTGCATCAATGGCTACTACCGCGAGCCGGCGATGCAGATTCTCACGGAAGCGCTGGGGCGCTACGACGTGGACGGCCTGTTCTTCAACATGTTCGGTCAGCCCTCGTCGGACTA